In Onychostoma macrolepis isolate SWU-2019 chromosome 14, ASM1243209v1, whole genome shotgun sequence, a single window of DNA contains:
- the eif4ea gene encoding eukaryotic translation initiation factor 4E-1A isoform X2 has translation METSTNPTNSEEEKNDENKQEIVSLEDYIKHPLQNRWALWFFKNDKSKTWQANLRLISKFDTVEDFWALYNHIQLSSNLMSGCDYSLFKDGIEPMWEDERNKRGGRWLITLSKQQRRADLDRFWLETLLCLVGEAFDDHSDDVCGAVVNIRTKGDKIAIWTTDYENKDAVVHIGRVYKERLGVPPKVIIGYQSHADTATKSGSTTKNKFVV, from the exons ATG GAAACTTCAACAAATCCAACAAattcagaagaagaaaaaaatgacgAAAATAAACAAGAGATAGTGAGTCTTGAAGATTATATTAAACATCCTCTGCAGAACAG ATGGGCTCTTTggttctttaaaaatgacaaaagcaaaacATGGCAAGCTAATCTCCGTCTCATCTCAAAGTTTGACACAGTGGAAGACTTCTGGGC GTTATACAATCACATTCAGTTATCAAGTAACTTAATGTCAGGATGTGACTACTCCCTCTTCAAG GATGGCATTGAGCCCATGTGGGAAGATGAGAGAAACAAGCGGGGCGGCCGCTGGCTGATCACCCTGTCCAAACAGCAGCGCAGAGCCGACCTGGACCGCTTCTGGTTGGAGACA ctttTGTGCCTTGTGGGAGAAGCATTTGATGACCACAGTGATGATGTCTGTGGTGCTGTCGTCAACATCCGAACAAAGGGAGACAAAATAGCGATATGGACGACAGACTATGAGAACAAAGATGCTGTTGTACACATAGG GCGTGTGTATAAGGAAAGATTAGGTGTGCCTCCAAAAGTCATCATTGGATATCAGTCACATGCGGACACAGCCACAAAAAGTGGTTCCACCACCAAGAATAAGTTTGTTGTTTAA
- the eif4ea gene encoding eukaryotic translation initiation factor 4E-1A isoform X1 has protein sequence MATAEPETSTNPTNSEEEKNDENKQEIVSLEDYIKHPLQNRWALWFFKNDKSKTWQANLRLISKFDTVEDFWALYNHIQLSSNLMSGCDYSLFKDGIEPMWEDERNKRGGRWLITLSKQQRRADLDRFWLETLLCLVGEAFDDHSDDVCGAVVNIRTKGDKIAIWTTDYENKDAVVHIGRVYKERLGVPPKVIIGYQSHADTATKSGSTTKNKFVV, from the exons GAAACTTCAACAAATCCAACAAattcagaagaagaaaaaaatgacgAAAATAAACAAGAGATAGTGAGTCTTGAAGATTATATTAAACATCCTCTGCAGAACAG ATGGGCTCTTTggttctttaaaaatgacaaaagcaaaacATGGCAAGCTAATCTCCGTCTCATCTCAAAGTTTGACACAGTGGAAGACTTCTGGGC GTTATACAATCACATTCAGTTATCAAGTAACTTAATGTCAGGATGTGACTACTCCCTCTTCAAG GATGGCATTGAGCCCATGTGGGAAGATGAGAGAAACAAGCGGGGCGGCCGCTGGCTGATCACCCTGTCCAAACAGCAGCGCAGAGCCGACCTGGACCGCTTCTGGTTGGAGACA ctttTGTGCCTTGTGGGAGAAGCATTTGATGACCACAGTGATGATGTCTGTGGTGCTGTCGTCAACATCCGAACAAAGGGAGACAAAATAGCGATATGGACGACAGACTATGAGAACAAAGATGCTGTTGTACACATAGG GCGTGTGTATAAGGAAAGATTAGGTGTGCCTCCAAAAGTCATCATTGGATATCAGTCACATGCGGACACAGCCACAAAAAGTGGTTCCACCACCAAGAATAAGTTTGTTGTTTAA